A window from Actinomycetota bacterium encodes these proteins:
- a CDS encoding ABC transporter permease subunit, whose amino-acid sequence MLTSVFLKTMRDRWRGWTIALLSMVAMGAMAMAAYQNINPAVFASMPEAYLSLLGLQGEMDVGALSISVVMGSYGAMVIASMAFTMGAAAIAGEERDGTLGLLLGNPKSRSHVLVAKALSMILFTAVTVALLAGATLLLASVLNVSIGDMDVAALGVHLLANCLFYGFLALLIGSWIGNRGAALGIAIGVMVVSFLGVGLLPLLEGGKDWVKILPGYYFDGSGPLYNGIKWSDVGVLLGVSTFFGAGAIVGVNRRDLKGQSTDVTIMDRIRANPLTDKIIGRLAGAARVSSVWFKTASEYQTTLLVSAAYMFLIQGFMLGPFYSVIPEETRAMGDQLPEQMIAIFGGGDLSTPQGWYQIETFGMMAPVVIMIATIAIGAGAIAGEESKRTMGLLLANPISRARIIAEKTFTMLLFGSLVGLATFGGVALGSIVGDLGIDVGYIAATCVLATLVGMLFGALALAVGAGTGRKKVAMWVAIGAATLTHVLNSLGEINSNLAGIQKLSPFYYYLGSDPLNNGMDWVGAVVLAATTVVLIAASFVLFQRRDIRQRD is encoded by the coding sequence ATGCTCACGAGCGTCTTTCTCAAGACCATGAGGGATCGCTGGAGGGGCTGGACGATCGCCCTTCTCAGCATGGTGGCGATGGGCGCAATGGCGATGGCGGCCTACCAGAACATCAACCCCGCGGTCTTTGCCAGCATGCCCGAGGCCTACCTCTCCCTCCTCGGGCTTCAGGGCGAGATGGACGTCGGTGCGCTCTCCATCAGCGTCGTCATGGGCAGCTACGGCGCCATGGTGATTGCTTCAATGGCGTTCACCATGGGTGCGGCCGCGATCGCGGGTGAGGAGCGCGATGGAACTCTCGGCCTGCTGCTCGGCAACCCCAAGAGTCGCAGCCATGTGCTGGTAGCCAAGGCGCTGTCGATGATCCTGTTCACCGCGGTGACCGTGGCGCTGCTCGCGGGTGCAACGCTGCTTCTTGCGAGCGTGCTCAACGTCTCGATCGGGGATATGGATGTAGCCGCCCTGGGCGTGCATCTGTTGGCGAACTGCTTGTTCTACGGGTTCCTCGCGCTGCTCATTGGCTCGTGGATCGGCAATCGTGGGGCTGCGCTTGGCATAGCCATCGGCGTCATGGTCGTGTCTTTCCTCGGCGTAGGGCTTCTGCCTCTTCTCGAAGGCGGCAAGGACTGGGTGAAGATTCTCCCGGGGTACTACTTCGACGGCAGCGGTCCTTTGTACAACGGCATCAAGTGGAGCGACGTCGGAGTACTGCTCGGTGTGTCGACGTTCTTCGGTGCGGGTGCGATCGTTGGTGTGAATCGGCGGGACCTCAAAGGTCAGTCCACCGACGTCACAATCATGGATCGGATCCGGGCCAATCCGCTGACCGACAAGATCATCGGTCGGCTCGCGGGAGCAGCTCGCGTCTCGTCGGTCTGGTTCAAGACGGCGTCCGAGTATCAGACGACGTTGTTGGTGTCGGCGGCATACATGTTCCTGATCCAGGGCTTCATGCTTGGGCCGTTCTACTCGGTGATTCCTGAGGAGACCCGTGCTATGGGTGACCAGCTTCCCGAGCAGATGATCGCCATCTTCGGAGGTGGCGATCTGAGCACCCCGCAGGGTTGGTATCAGATCGAGACGTTCGGGATGATGGCTCCCGTTGTCATCATGATCGCGACCATCGCAATCGGCGCGGGCGCCATTGCGGGCGAAGAGTCCAAACGGACGATGGGCCTTCTGCTGGCCAATCCGATCAGCCGCGCGCGCATCATCGCCGAGAAGACGTTCACCATGCTGCTCTTCGGTTCCCTCGTGGGTCTGGCGACCTTCGGGGGCGTTGCGCTCGGCTCCATCGTCGGAGACCTAGGAATCGATGTCGGGTACATTGCCGCAACGTGCGTGCTGGCGACCCTCGTGGGCATGTTGTTCGGTGCCTTGGCGCTGGCGGTCGGGGCGGGGACGGGGCGCAAGAAGGTGGCGATGTGGGTGGCCATAGGCGCAGCCACCCTGACGCACGTACTCAACTCGCTCGGCGAGATCAACAGCAACCTCGCGGGCATTCAGAAGCTGTCGCCGTTCTACTACTACTTGGGCAGCGATCCGCTCAACAACGGCATGGACTGGGTCGGGGCGGTGGTGCTCGCAGCGACAACGGTGGTACTCATTGCGGCGTCATTCGTGCTCTTCCAGAGGCGGGATATCCGACAGAGGGACTAG